In a genomic window of Streptomyces sp. NBC_01231:
- a CDS encoding family 43 glycosylhydrolase: MNRSRCLAVLTAVLTMVVAFLVAPPSASAAVTFTTTGVNQNGGNCLDLPGGSSTNGTQLRAFTCGSGANQNLGFVPVAGTTDTYTITTQSGQCVDVSGASTADNATIIQWPCHSGTNQRWRLVPVSVAGADKTFNLVSVSSGKCVTPSGGSSASNTGLVQLPCAAANGRVWRLPGFTGGGTSPGTFTNPIAQRGPDPWLTYYDGYYYLATTTWNSTVTMRKSSTLAGLATADEQVIFNLSRPNGAGTMWAPEFHLLDGPNGKRWYFYYTAGREPYDLGTQRIHVLESAGLDPTGPYTFKADLLDPTQDNTWELDPGILQLGGKLYLLGTFYNGSQPMFIRPLSNPWTASGTRRVLSTPTYNWETVGGAVNEGAEVLQRGGKTFIVYSASHCSTPDYKLGMLTYNGGDPLSSSSWVKSPNPVFQRSNANGVYGPGHNGFFKSPDGTEDWMVYHANNSASGGCDMNRSTRAQKFTWNADGTPNFGTPVALGVPLTAPSGE; the protein is encoded by the coding sequence GTGAACCGGTCCAGATGTCTGGCGGTGCTCACCGCCGTTCTCACCATGGTGGTCGCCTTCCTGGTGGCGCCGCCGTCAGCGTCCGCCGCTGTCACGTTCACGACCACGGGAGTCAACCAGAACGGCGGCAACTGCCTCGATCTGCCGGGTGGTTCATCGACCAACGGGACCCAACTGCGCGCCTTCACGTGCGGCTCGGGCGCGAATCAGAACCTGGGCTTCGTCCCGGTCGCGGGGACCACCGACACGTACACGATCACCACGCAGTCCGGCCAGTGCGTCGATGTCTCCGGCGCGTCCACGGCGGACAACGCCACGATCATCCAGTGGCCCTGCCACAGCGGAACGAACCAGCGGTGGCGGCTCGTCCCGGTGTCGGTCGCCGGCGCCGACAAGACCTTCAACCTGGTCTCCGTGAGCTCGGGCAAGTGCGTCACGCCGAGCGGCGGCTCGTCGGCCTCGAACACCGGCCTGGTGCAACTGCCGTGCGCCGCCGCGAACGGCAGGGTGTGGCGGCTGCCCGGCTTCACCGGGGGCGGCACGAGCCCGGGGACGTTCACCAACCCGATCGCCCAGCGCGGGCCCGACCCCTGGCTCACGTACTACGACGGGTACTACTACCTCGCCACCACGACCTGGAACTCGACGGTCACCATGCGCAAGTCCAGTACCCTCGCCGGGCTGGCCACGGCCGACGAACAGGTGATCTTCAACCTGAGCCGGCCCAATGGGGCGGGCACGATGTGGGCCCCGGAGTTCCACCTGCTCGACGGCCCCAACGGGAAGCGGTGGTACTTCTACTACACGGCCGGGCGGGAACCGTACGACCTGGGCACCCAGCGGATCCATGTGCTGGAGAGCGCCGGCCTGGACCCGACGGGGCCCTACACCTTCAAGGCCGACCTGCTCGACCCGACCCAGGACAACACCTGGGAGCTGGACCCGGGCATCCTCCAGCTGGGCGGCAAGCTCTACCTGCTGGGCACCTTCTACAACGGCTCGCAGCCGATGTTCATCCGGCCGCTGTCCAACCCATGGACCGCGAGTGGCACCCGCCGCGTGTTGTCCACTCCCACCTACAACTGGGAGACCGTGGGCGGCGCGGTCAACGAGGGTGCCGAGGTCCTGCAGCGGGGCGGCAAGACGTTCATCGTCTACTCCGCCAGTCACTGCTCCACGCCCGACTACAAGCTGGGCATGCTCACCTACAACGGCGGCGACCCGCTCAGCTCCTCCTCCTGGGTCAAGTCCCCGAACCCCGTCTTCCAGCGGTCCAACGCCAACGGTGTGTACGGGCCCGGCCACAACGGCTTCTTCAAGTCGCCCGACGGGACCGAGGACTGGATGGTCTACCACGCCAACAACTCCGCGAGCGGCGGCTGTGACATGAACCGTTCCACCAGGGCGCAGAAGTTCACCTGGAACGCCGACGGCACTCCGAACTTCGGCACGCCGGTGGCTCTGGGCGTCCCGCTGACGGCCCCGTCAGGGGAGTAG
- a CDS encoding alpha/beta hydrolase has translation MTRGLSRRSVLGGMAGGLALTSGVAGPASGAGRGREPYVPLAVGTGSGPAGTDQVHVLKVGPDTAHTVLVLVPGMFGAANDFRLLARDLVRAVPGVQVWAYDRREENLADRTGFTTADPAAYYLDGRYRSQDPATSAFAAGWGLARTLEDLRTVVRAAALGGRRRVVLGGHSWGATTAMAYAAWDFDGRPGHRDLAALVLVDGGVRGAFDGTGQPVHTSPGEVRERLAAIDGGAVFDMTLSAVGLGSRAESTQIWYQLGGWYAHRDPRGRSVLQPRMPDALRPPVPVTNAALLGTLVDAGFGWPNDISVHSGHLADSGDVRGWIDTGITPISRVATAYAGGPEPAVWEWYWPARLSVDLDVVDAYADTDLARSLGLRLLHTTDLATPLYAFQTSYAKGTIVSAAREVAANSRVPYGRYETDNGMNHLDPLFAAPSHNTLTRTLAPFLAGLR, from the coding sequence ATGACGAGAGGGCTGTCGCGCAGATCGGTGCTGGGCGGGATGGCCGGTGGCCTGGCCCTGACGTCCGGGGTGGCCGGCCCGGCCTCCGGTGCCGGGCGGGGCCGGGAGCCGTACGTCCCGCTGGCCGTGGGCACCGGGAGCGGTCCGGCCGGAACGGACCAGGTGCATGTGCTCAAGGTCGGCCCCGACACGGCGCACACGGTCCTGGTGCTGGTCCCCGGCATGTTCGGGGCCGCGAACGACTTCCGGCTGCTCGCCCGTGACCTCGTCCGGGCCGTGCCCGGAGTGCAGGTGTGGGCGTACGACCGACGCGAGGAGAACCTGGCCGACCGCACCGGCTTCACCACCGCCGACCCGGCCGCGTACTACCTGGACGGCCGCTACCGCTCCCAGGACCCCGCCACCTCCGCCTTCGCCGCAGGCTGGGGCCTGGCCCGGACCCTGGAGGACCTGCGCACGGTCGTCCGGGCCGCCGCACTCGGCGGTCGGCGCCGGGTGGTGCTCGGCGGCCACTCCTGGGGTGCCACCACCGCGATGGCCTACGCCGCCTGGGATTTCGACGGCCGCCCCGGACACCGGGATCTCGCGGCCCTCGTGCTCGTCGACGGCGGGGTGCGCGGAGCGTTCGACGGGACGGGGCAGCCCGTCCACACCTCACCGGGGGAGGTACGGGAGCGGCTGGCGGCCATCGACGGCGGGGCCGTCTTCGACATGACCCTCAGCGCCGTCGGGCTGGGCTCCCGCGCGGAGAGCACCCAGATCTGGTACCAACTCGGCGGCTGGTACGCACACCGCGATCCGCGGGGCCGCTCGGTCCTGCAACCCCGGATGCCGGACGCCCTGCGCCCGCCGGTCCCCGTCACCAACGCAGCGCTGCTGGGCACCCTGGTGGACGCCGGGTTCGGCTGGCCGAACGACATCAGCGTGCACTCGGGGCACCTCGCCGACAGCGGCGACGTACGCGGCTGGATCGACACCGGCATCACACCGATCAGCCGGGTCGCGACGGCGTACGCGGGCGGCCCCGAGCCGGCCGTCTGGGAGTGGTATTGGCCGGCCAGGCTGTCGGTGGACCTCGACGTCGTCGATGCCTACGCCGACACCGACCTGGCCCGCTCACTCGGTCTGCGCCTGCTCCACACCACCGACCTGGCCACCCCGCTCTACGCCTTCCAGACGAGCTACGCCAAGGGAACGATCGTGTCGGCGGCGCGGGAGGTCGCCGCCAACTCCCGTGTCCCGTACGGGAGGTACGAGACGGACAACGGCATGAACCACCTGGACCCGCTGTTCGCCGCTCCGTCGCACAACACCCTGACCCGCACCCTCGCACCGTTCCTCGCCGGACTGAGGTAG
- a CDS encoding LamG domain-containing protein, whose product MTRMRRAAAMLAATAAVLLAIPPTASATPVPHGTLVRENFDRLPLGPVTEGRGWTTDTSDGSLTVEPATTGHGRELRLRTEGNGRAFLVLSDLAPAGNSFWARLRVRVDQFPTAPDWAHWTIAEASGSDAPTLVRPLGGQYVPTEQANFRGVGSDLGPTGDWTAWKTSAPATAGTWSCVEFHLDATDNRVTVYLDGEEQSDLTVSTKNHGGTADDFVFPRFDKLKLGWQLYQADPTPSSYDVRMDDVALSTRRVGGCAS is encoded by the coding sequence ATGACTCGCATGAGGAGGGCCGCCGCGATGCTGGCGGCCACGGCAGCCGTGCTGCTCGCCATACCCCCCACCGCCTCTGCCACCCCCGTCCCGCACGGAACACTCGTACGGGAGAACTTCGACCGCCTTCCCCTCGGCCCGGTCACCGAGGGTCGCGGCTGGACCACCGACACCTCCGACGGTTCGCTGACCGTCGAACCCGCCACCACCGGCCACGGCCGTGAACTGCGGCTGCGCACGGAAGGCAACGGACGCGCCTTCCTCGTCCTGTCCGACCTCGCCCCCGCCGGCAACAGCTTCTGGGCCCGTCTCCGGGTGCGTGTGGACCAGTTCCCCACCGCCCCCGACTGGGCGCACTGGACCATCGCGGAGGCCTCCGGCTCCGACGCCCCCACACTGGTGCGCCCGTTGGGCGGCCAGTACGTACCCACCGAGCAGGCGAACTTCAGGGGCGTCGGCTCGGACCTGGGCCCCACCGGGGACTGGACCGCCTGGAAGACCTCCGCTCCCGCGACCGCTGGGACCTGGAGCTGCGTCGAGTTCCATCTCGACGCGACCGACAACCGGGTCACCGTCTACCTGGACGGCGAGGAGCAGTCCGACCTGACGGTCTCCACGAAGAACCACGGCGGCACGGCGGACGACTTCGTCTTCCCGCGCTTCGACAAGCTCAAGCTGGGATGGCAGCTCTACCAGGCCGATCCCACTCCCTCCTCGTACGACGTCCGCATGGACGACGTGGCGCTGAGCACCCGGCGTGTGGGCGGGTGTGCCTCATGA
- a CDS encoding serine/threonine-protein phosphatase, producing the protein MSQARDHGGAHRPTRPFKDRAARPGAPARRRAAAQLAAGTPVLPVLIVSVVVLVDLLGGAGMIWLPLLAAGPALAATTNGPRGVLCVGALAAVLGATLGRWDSVPVRELAAVLSALVAVTLASALASALRGRREQVLAAVRSVAETAQHALLKPVPASVGPFQAAVRYSAAAAEARIGGDLYALIPTPYGVRLIVGDVRGKGLPAVGTAALVLGVFREAAHEEPDLLAVVDRIERSLARNLGSDDFVTAVVAGYPRAGQLEVVNCGHAPPLLVRESGDVVAVEPPRPAPPLGLRALAGQVPALQVLPFADGDQLLLYTDGVTEARDRGRAFYPLLEGLARHVSDEPERTLGALHDELLAHVGGRLHDDAALLLIRKPAVPVPAAPQPTSV; encoded by the coding sequence ATGAGTCAGGCCCGAGACCACGGTGGCGCCCACCGGCCGACACGGCCGTTCAAAGACCGGGCGGCCAGACCCGGGGCCCCGGCCCGCAGGCGGGCGGCCGCTCAGCTGGCCGCCGGGACACCCGTACTGCCCGTGCTGATCGTTTCCGTCGTCGTGCTCGTCGACCTGCTCGGCGGAGCGGGGATGATCTGGCTGCCGCTGCTCGCGGCCGGGCCCGCGCTGGCCGCGACCACCAACGGGCCCCGGGGTGTCCTCTGCGTCGGTGCCCTCGCCGCGGTGCTCGGCGCGACACTGGGACGCTGGGACAGTGTTCCCGTACGTGAACTGGCGGCCGTCCTGTCCGCCCTGGTTGCCGTCACTCTGGCGAGCGCCCTGGCCAGTGCGCTGCGTGGGCGCCGGGAACAGGTGCTCGCCGCCGTCCGCTCGGTCGCGGAGACCGCCCAGCACGCGCTGCTCAAGCCCGTACCGGCGTCCGTCGGCCCGTTCCAGGCGGCCGTCCGCTACAGCGCCGCGGCGGCCGAGGCCCGCATCGGCGGGGATCTCTACGCCCTGATACCCACCCCGTACGGGGTCCGGCTGATCGTGGGCGATGTGCGCGGCAAGGGGCTGCCGGCCGTGGGGACCGCCGCGCTGGTGCTCGGTGTCTTCCGGGAGGCCGCTCATGAGGAGCCCGACCTCCTCGCCGTCGTCGACAGGATCGAACGGAGCCTGGCACGCAACCTCGGCAGCGACGACTTCGTGACCGCCGTGGTCGCCGGATACCCGAGGGCAGGGCAGCTGGAGGTGGTGAACTGCGGCCACGCGCCTCCGCTGCTGGTGCGCGAGTCCGGAGACGTCGTGGCCGTGGAGCCGCCGCGTCCGGCCCCGCCCCTGGGGCTGCGCGCCCTCGCGGGCCAGGTCCCCGCCCTTCAGGTGCTGCCGTTCGCCGACGGGGACCAACTGCTGCTGTACACCGACGGGGTCACCGAGGCCCGCGACCGGGGCCGTGCGTTCTACCCGCTCCTCGAAGGGCTGGCGCGCCACGTGTCCGACGAGCCGGAGCGCACCCTCGGCGCACTCCATGACGAACTGCTGGCCCATGTGGGCGGTCGACTGCACGACGACGCGGCACTGCTGCTGATCCGCAAGCCGGCCGTTCCCGTACCGGCGGCACCCCAACCGACGTCTGTATGA
- a CDS encoding IclR family transcriptional regulator — protein MGAYDGPTLITSVQRAFRLLEAVSAHENGAPAKQLARETGLPLATAYHLLRTLVHDGYVRKLADGGFVLGDKVQTLHTTSRGQALLSRVRPTLAALRDEIAAAAYLTFYEDGEIRVAEIVDGPRTPRVDLWVGFEDAGHATALGKAVLRELDEEARKDYLSRHHLADLTPQTVTSLPELLRRLDSSPVAPAVTDLEEYALGTVCVAVPVYSGDVLGSLGVSLPAGRLSRLREVQERLLPTATRVTRSLSLTI, from the coding sequence ATGGGTGCGTACGACGGCCCAACGCTGATCACGTCCGTCCAGCGGGCCTTCCGGTTGCTGGAGGCCGTGAGCGCGCACGAGAACGGCGCGCCGGCCAAACAGCTGGCGCGGGAGACCGGCCTGCCCCTGGCCACCGCCTATCACCTGCTGCGGACGCTGGTCCACGACGGCTATGTGCGCAAGCTCGCCGACGGCGGGTTCGTCCTCGGGGACAAGGTGCAGACCCTGCACACCACGAGCCGGGGCCAGGCGCTGCTCAGCCGGGTGCGTCCCACGCTCGCCGCGCTGCGGGACGAGATCGCGGCCGCCGCCTATCTCACCTTCTACGAGGACGGTGAGATCCGGGTCGCGGAGATCGTCGACGGCCCCCGCACACCCCGCGTCGACCTCTGGGTGGGTTTCGAGGACGCGGGGCACGCCACCGCGCTGGGCAAGGCCGTGCTGCGAGAACTCGACGAGGAGGCCCGCAAGGACTACCTCTCCCGGCACCACCTCGCCGACCTCACCCCGCAGACCGTCACCAGCCTGCCGGAGCTGCTGCGCCGCCTCGACTCCTCGCCGGTGGCCCCGGCCGTCACGGACCTGGAGGAGTACGCCCTCGGTACGGTCTGCGTCGCCGTGCCCGTGTACAGCGGGGACGTTCTCGGCTCGCTCGGCGTCTCGCTGCCGGCCGGCCGCCTCTCCCGGCTGCGGGAGGTCCAGGAGCGTCTGCTCCCGACCGCGACGCGTGTGACCAGGAGCCTCTCGCTCACTATCTGA
- a CDS encoding arabinogalactan endo-1,4-beta-galactosidase produces MTVNGSGRTTKAALLIAALALPATLLTTPTSASAANSLSMLGADVSTAQRALDLGAKYYDASGTAKDPLDILKGLGVNYVRLRVWNNPASGYNNKAKVLAYAKQVKAKGLKLLVDFHYSDTWADPGKQYKPAAWASHGINQLQTDVYNYTYDVCNSLKSQGTTPDSVQIGNEINVGMLWNDGKVVDNDFTNLSLLLKSGYNATKACNSGTKVIIHTANSDSDAHARWFYDGIKAKGVSWDITGLSYYCPWHGTLANMGSVVSDMKSRYGKDVVIAETAYPFTSANADGTANSITSGCSGYPLSWQGQADNFTAVQNTARSAGAIGVFYWEPTWYAVTGNGWDPADISNSGNGWDNMAIFNWTGQVNPNIKWAP; encoded by the coding sequence ATGACCGTGAACGGCTCAGGCCGCACGACGAAGGCCGCGCTGCTCATAGCGGCCCTCGCCCTGCCCGCGACCCTGCTCACCACGCCCACGAGCGCCTCCGCCGCGAACTCGCTCAGCATGCTCGGCGCCGACGTCTCGACCGCGCAACGAGCCCTGGACCTCGGCGCCAAGTACTACGACGCGAGCGGCACCGCCAAGGACCCACTCGACATCCTCAAGGGCCTCGGCGTGAACTACGTCCGCCTGCGGGTGTGGAACAACCCCGCCAGCGGCTACAACAACAAGGCCAAGGTGCTGGCGTACGCGAAGCAGGTCAAGGCCAAGGGTCTCAAGCTGCTGGTCGACTTCCACTACTCGGACACCTGGGCGGACCCGGGCAAGCAGTACAAGCCGGCGGCCTGGGCGAGCCACGGCATCAACCAGCTCCAGACGGACGTCTACAACTACACGTACGACGTCTGCAACAGCCTCAAGTCCCAGGGCACCACCCCGGACAGCGTGCAGATCGGCAACGAGATCAACGTCGGCATGCTGTGGAACGACGGCAAGGTGGTCGACAACGACTTCACCAACCTCAGCCTGCTGCTGAAGTCGGGGTACAACGCCACCAAGGCGTGCAACAGCGGCACCAAGGTGATCATTCACACCGCCAACTCGGACAGCGACGCGCACGCGCGCTGGTTCTACGACGGCATCAAGGCGAAGGGCGTCAGCTGGGACATCACCGGGCTGTCCTACTACTGCCCGTGGCACGGCACACTGGCCAACATGGGCAGTGTCGTGTCCGACATGAAGTCCAGGTACGGCAAGGACGTGGTGATCGCCGAGACGGCCTACCCGTTCACCTCGGCGAACGCGGACGGCACCGCCAACTCGATCACCTCCGGCTGCTCGGGCTACCCGCTCAGCTGGCAGGGCCAGGCCGACAACTTCACCGCCGTGCAGAACACGGCTCGCAGCGCCGGCGCGATCGGCGTCTTCTACTGGGAGCCGACCTGGTACGCGGTCACCGGTAACGGATGGGATCCGGCCGACATCTCCAACAGCGGCAACGGCTGGGACAACATGGCCATCTTCAACTGGACCGGTCAGGTGAACCCGAACATCAAGTGGGCTCCGTAG
- a CDS encoding cytochrome P450, giving the protein MGSQLSKGSAARHEPLESMSLEPLMTRDYESRPELVYERLRRTHGPVAPVDLLGVPVWLVLGYKEALEVLQNDSAWPKGLENWRAREEGRLPEDWPLAPSLDVNHILIQGGADYPSLRGAWDAALRPFQDPRQPQARQLRAKIARDADELITLLSQGGRSGWADLSAQFSRPLPLMVASHLLGFPGSQHDDALMDMWRVLDAGPDAGPALERLLAALAELGAHKMKEPGDDFPSYLLAAHPGLGVEELSRELMMLLGMTSDHVGILISNAVVEVIGGNSPARASLSAGMIRETMNRVVMQKPPLVNFVPRFPLTDTQLGGYTIAAGDPVWVSVGAAHADPAFSDNVCPAQTISTRAHLAWGAGPRQCPARELATTTASIGVSRLLERLSGLELSLPVDQLPWRSSPFMRGLRSLPVRYTLADTPVPPAAEASGLAAVPPRPGHPPTVDGAERPRSSLWRYLAGLVRGR; this is encoded by the coding sequence ATGGGGTCCCAACTGAGCAAAGGGTCGGCAGCCCGTCACGAGCCGCTGGAGTCGATGAGCCTGGAGCCGCTCATGACCCGGGACTACGAAAGCCGCCCGGAGCTCGTCTACGAGCGGCTGCGCCGGACGCACGGCCCGGTCGCACCGGTGGACCTGCTGGGGGTGCCCGTCTGGTTGGTGCTGGGCTACAAGGAGGCGCTGGAGGTCCTGCAGAACGACAGTGCCTGGCCGAAGGGCCTGGAGAACTGGCGGGCGCGGGAGGAGGGCCGGCTGCCCGAGGACTGGCCACTGGCCCCGTCCCTCGACGTCAACCACATCCTCATCCAGGGCGGTGCGGACTACCCGAGCCTGCGCGGCGCCTGGGACGCCGCGCTCAGGCCGTTCCAGGACCCCCGGCAGCCCCAGGCCCGGCAGCTCAGGGCGAAGATCGCCCGCGACGCGGACGAGCTCATCACCTTGCTCTCCCAGGGAGGCCGCAGCGGCTGGGCGGATCTCTCCGCCCAGTTCTCACGACCCTTGCCTCTCATGGTCGCCAGTCATCTGCTCGGCTTCCCCGGCTCGCAGCACGACGACGCGCTGATGGACATGTGGCGGGTACTGGACGCCGGGCCGGATGCCGGGCCCGCGCTGGAGCGGCTGCTGGCCGCCCTGGCCGAGCTGGGGGCCCACAAGATGAAGGAGCCGGGCGACGACTTCCCGTCCTATCTGCTCGCCGCTCACCCCGGCCTCGGGGTCGAGGAGTTGTCCCGCGAACTGATGATGCTGCTCGGCATGACCTCGGACCACGTCGGCATCCTGATCTCCAACGCGGTCGTCGAGGTGATCGGCGGGAACAGCCCGGCACGCGCCAGTCTGTCCGCGGGAATGATCAGGGAGACCATGAACCGGGTGGTGATGCAGAAGCCCCCGCTGGTCAACTTCGTGCCGCGGTTCCCGCTGACCGACACACAGCTGGGCGGCTACACCATCGCCGCGGGCGATCCGGTGTGGGTGTCCGTCGGCGCCGCGCACGCCGACCCGGCGTTCTCGGACAACGTCTGCCCAGCCCAGACGATCAGCACCCGGGCCCACCTGGCCTGGGGCGCCGGGCCCCGCCAGTGTCCGGCCAGGGAACTGGCGACCACCACGGCGTCGATCGGCGTGAGCCGACTGCTCGAGCGGCTGTCCGGGCTGGAGTTGTCCCTGCCGGTCGACCAACTGCCCTGGCGGTCCTCCCCCTTCATGCGCGGCCTGCGCTCACTCCCGGTCCGCTACACGCTCGCCGACACTCCCGTCCCTCCGGCCGCGGAGGCTTCCGGACTGGCCGCCGTTCCTCCCCGGCCCGGTCATCCGCCGACCGTCGACGGCGCCGAACGGCCGCGTTCGTCGCTGTGGCGCTATCTGGCGGGGCTGGTCCGAGGACGGTGA
- a CDS encoding FAD-dependent oxidoreductase yields MARVLVIGGGIAGAATAVALRKAGIDVVVYEAHPDSAEDIGAFLTLASNGMRALAQLDASDAVTAVGFPLTSMRVLDGAGAEVAHVPLGEAADPLLRYRCLRRGELNTALQTEAGRRGVDIRHGARFTSVEDGPDGVTAHFADGSTATGDVLVGADGLHSTVRRSISPATRPCHAGQRVFYGYTGAAPLPGPDACITMVRGGPGGFGCAVSPEGESYWFARVPGDPLRLDEITRGTAAGWRDLLVPLLRQAAPVAADVVAATPDDIMVTNATELPPGAPWRTARTLLIGDAAHAASPATGQGASMALEDAVVLAKSLRDAPDTETALSCYESLRRPRTEHNTTVSGNISRGTHTRPVGGASPSRPGDDDLARLLDWDSDIMTVRPVYEG; encoded by the coding sequence GTGGCGCGCGTACTCGTCATCGGCGGCGGAATCGCGGGGGCGGCGACGGCCGTGGCCCTGCGCAAGGCCGGTATCGACGTCGTCGTGTACGAGGCGCACCCCGACTCGGCCGAGGACATCGGCGCTTTCCTCACCCTCGCGAGCAACGGCATGCGAGCCCTGGCACAGCTCGACGCCTCCGACGCCGTCACCGCGGTCGGCTTTCCGCTGACCTCGATGCGCGTTCTCGACGGCGCGGGCGCGGAGGTGGCGCACGTTCCGCTCGGCGAGGCCGCCGACCCCTTGCTGCGCTACCGGTGCCTGCGGCGCGGCGAGCTCAACACGGCCCTGCAGACTGAAGCCGGCCGCCGCGGCGTCGACATCCGCCACGGCGCCCGGTTCACCTCCGTCGAGGACGGCCCGGACGGCGTCACCGCCCACTTCGCCGACGGCAGCACCGCGACCGGCGACGTGCTGGTCGGCGCCGACGGTCTCCACTCCACCGTGCGCCGGTCGATCTCGCCCGCCACCCGGCCGTGTCACGCGGGCCAACGCGTCTTCTACGGCTACACCGGTGCCGCTCCGCTGCCCGGCCCGGACGCCTGCATCACCATGGTGCGAGGCGGCCCGGGCGGCTTCGGCTGCGCGGTGTCACCCGAAGGGGAGAGCTACTGGTTCGCGCGCGTCCCCGGCGATCCCCTGCGCCTGGACGAGATCACCCGGGGCACCGCCGCCGGTTGGCGCGACCTGCTTGTGCCGTTGCTTCGCCAGGCCGCCCCCGTCGCCGCGGACGTCGTGGCGGCCACCCCCGACGACATCATGGTCACCAACGCCACGGAGCTGCCCCCGGGCGCCCCCTGGCGCACCGCCCGCACGCTGCTGATCGGCGACGCGGCCCACGCGGCCTCCCCCGCGACCGGGCAAGGCGCGTCGATGGCGCTGGAGGACGCCGTCGTCCTCGCGAAGTCCCTGCGCGACGCCCCCGACACCGAGACCGCCCTCTCCTGCTACGAGTCACTGCGCCGCCCGCGCACCGAGCACAACACCACCGTCAGCGGAAACATCTCCCGCGGCACGCACACCCGCCCCGTCGGTGGAGCGTCCCCGTCCCGGCCCGGGGACGACGACCTGGCCCGGCTCCTGGATTGGGACTCCGACATCATGACCGTGCGGCCGGTGTACGAGGGGTAG
- a CDS encoding bifunctional glycosyltransferase family 2/GtrA family protein: MDQLPLRTAVSAHQREPVLDVVVPVFNEEAELEPSVRRLHAHLRETFPYPFRITVADNASSDDTPRIAARLAAELPEAQWLRLTEKGRGGALHAAWSQSRAPVLAYVDVDLSTDLTALLPLVAPLISGHSDIAIGTRLARGARVVRGPKREVISRCYNVLLRSTLAVGFSDAQCGFKAVRRDVAERLLPLVQDSGWFFDTELLVIAERSGLRIHEVPVDWVDDPDSRVDILSTALADLRGIARIGRSLARGTLPTAGLRRGGADHAPSGLAGQLLRFGAVGAVSTVGYVLLYALLRPPTGPQAANALALLICAVANTAANRRLTFGLRGRGGALRHQAKGLMVFAVGLTLTSGSLAVLHHLVSRPARPTEIGVLVAANLAATLLRFLLFRAWVFPARRRGTGSTAA; this comes from the coding sequence CTGGACCAACTGCCGCTCCGCACAGCGGTGTCGGCGCACCAGCGGGAGCCCGTTCTGGACGTAGTGGTCCCGGTGTTCAACGAGGAGGCGGAACTGGAGCCGAGCGTGCGGCGGCTCCACGCGCATCTGCGCGAGACCTTCCCGTACCCGTTCCGGATCACTGTCGCGGACAACGCCAGCAGCGACGACACCCCGCGGATCGCCGCCCGGCTGGCCGCCGAGTTACCGGAGGCGCAGTGGCTGCGGCTGACCGAGAAGGGACGCGGCGGGGCGCTGCACGCGGCGTGGTCGCAGTCGCGGGCGCCCGTGCTCGCCTACGTGGACGTGGACCTGTCGACCGATCTGACGGCGCTGCTGCCGCTGGTCGCCCCGTTGATCTCCGGCCACTCCGACATCGCGATCGGCACCCGGCTGGCCCGCGGTGCCCGAGTCGTACGGGGCCCCAAGCGAGAGGTCATCTCCCGTTGCTACAACGTCCTGTTGCGCTCCACCCTCGCCGTGGGCTTCTCCGACGCGCAGTGCGGATTCAAGGCGGTACGACGTGATGTCGCCGAGCGGCTGCTGCCCCTCGTGCAGGACTCGGGGTGGTTCTTCGACACCGAACTGCTGGTGATAGCCGAGCGGTCCGGGTTACGCATCCACGAGGTGCCGGTCGACTGGGTGGACGATCCCGACAGCCGGGTCGACATCCTCTCCACGGCGCTGGCCGACCTGCGCGGCATCGCCAGGATCGGCCGCTCCCTGGCCCGCGGCACACTTCCGACGGCCGGGCTGCGGCGCGGCGGCGCCGACCACGCGCCCAGCGGTCTGGCCGGCCAACTGCTGCGTTTCGGAGCGGTGGGCGCCGTGAGCACCGTCGGATACGTGCTGCTGTACGCGCTGTTGCGCCCGCCGACCGGACCGCAGGCCGCCAACGCGCTGGCCCTGCTGATCTGCGCGGTCGCCAACACGGCCGCGAACCGTCGGCTCACCTTCGGGCTGCGCGGCCGGGGCGGCGCGCTGCGCCACCAGGCCAAGGGCCTCATGGTCTTCGCGGTCGGTCTGACGCTCACCAGCGGATCGCTGGCCGTCCTGCACCACCTGGTGTCCAGACCCGCGCGCCCCACGGAGATCGGGGTGCTCGTCGCCGCCAACCTGGCCGCGACCCTCCTGCGCTTCCTCCTCTTCCGGGCCTGGGTGTTCCCCGCCCGTCGCCGCGGGACGGGATCCACGGCCGCATGA